In Cytobacillus oceanisediminis, the following proteins share a genomic window:
- a CDS encoding glycine betaine uptake BCCT transporter, protein MKKNLMVFYISVGILLLLVLFGVFIPDSLESVTANVQAFITDKFGWYYLILVSFIVIVCLYFLISPLGRIKLGKQDDKPEFSRPTWFAMLFSAGMGIGLVFWGAAEPIYHYAVGSPTGGEVGTDQAIRNAMRYTYFHWGIHAWAIYGIVALVLAYFNFRHGEPGLISATLKPILGDHTQKAAGKIIDILSVVATVIGVATTLGFGAVQINGGLSYLFGIPVSITVQFIIVVIVTVLFMISAWSGLGKGIKILSNANMILAAILFLLTFFLGPSLFILNLFTNTLGSYLQNLPGMSLRIAPLNPEVREWINGWTIFYWAWWIAWAPFVGIFIARVSKGRTIREFVFGVLLVPSLIGFIWFATFGGTAIMQEHNGVAKISELATEEALFGVFSNFPMGTVLSVIAILLICTFFITSADSGTYVLGMMTTNGSHHPGNRIKMVWGILLAAISLVLLYSGGLQALQNTMIAAALPFSVIMALMTFSLIKALQKEAKELGIGKIPKRKP, encoded by the coding sequence GTGAAGAAGAACTTAATGGTTTTCTATATATCGGTGGGCATATTATTATTGCTTGTTTTATTCGGTGTTTTTATCCCGGATTCGCTGGAGAGTGTGACAGCAAATGTACAGGCTTTTATCACCGATAAATTCGGGTGGTATTATTTGATTCTTGTTTCGTTTATTGTCATTGTTTGTTTATATTTTTTAATCAGCCCTTTAGGAAGAATCAAGCTTGGGAAGCAGGATGATAAACCGGAATTTTCCCGCCCTACGTGGTTTGCCATGCTGTTCAGTGCAGGGATGGGGATCGGGCTGGTTTTCTGGGGTGCAGCTGAGCCGATTTATCACTATGCGGTCGGGTCCCCGACAGGCGGGGAAGTAGGGACGGACCAGGCCATTAGGAATGCCATGAGGTATACTTACTTCCATTGGGGAATCCATGCATGGGCAATTTATGGAATTGTTGCGCTTGTTCTGGCTTACTTTAACTTCCGCCACGGGGAACCTGGTTTAATCAGCGCCACTTTGAAGCCGATTTTAGGCGACCATACACAGAAAGCTGCTGGGAAGATCATTGATATTCTTTCAGTGGTTGCGACTGTGATTGGTGTAGCTACAACACTTGGGTTTGGAGCTGTTCAGATTAATGGAGGGTTATCTTATCTTTTTGGCATACCGGTTAGCATTACTGTCCAGTTCATTATTGTGGTTATTGTTACGGTTCTTTTCATGATATCCGCCTGGTCAGGACTTGGAAAGGGCATCAAAATCTTGAGCAATGCCAATATGATTTTAGCAGCGATTCTATTCCTGCTCACTTTTTTCCTGGGACCTTCATTGTTCATCTTAAACCTGTTCACCAATACACTTGGGTCGTATCTGCAGAATTTGCCTGGCATGAGTCTTAGAATCGCGCCGTTAAATCCAGAGGTCAGGGAATGGATTAATGGCTGGACAATTTTTTACTGGGCCTGGTGGATTGCCTGGGCACCCTTCGTGGGGATTTTCATCGCCCGCGTTTCAAAAGGGAGAACCATCCGGGAATTTGTTTTCGGCGTCCTCCTTGTGCCATCGCTGATAGGCTTCATATGGTTTGCAACATTTGGCGGAACTGCCATTATGCAAGAGCATAACGGTGTTGCCAAAATCTCCGAATTGGCTACTGAGGAAGCATTGTTTGGTGTATTTTCGAACTTTCCGATGGGAACGGTCCTTTCGGTCATTGCCATCTTACTCATTTGTACGTTTTTTATTACCTCTGCCGACTCCGGCACATATGTTTTAGGCATGATGACAACAAATGGTTCGCACCATCCTGGCAATAGGATAAAAATGGTTTGGGGAATATTGCTTGCTGCCATTTCATTGGTCCTGCTCTATTCCGGCGGGCTTCAAGCGCTGCAGAATACGATGATCGCAGCAGCCCTTCCTTTTTCCGTTATCATGGCTTTAATGACCTTCAGTCTGATCAAGGCTCTGCAGAAAGAAGCGAAGGAGCTTGGGATTGGAAAAATTCCGAAGAGGAAGCCTTAA
- a CDS encoding DinB family protein translates to MLTLFRYNWQVRDEWFEWCRQLSAEDLNANRTGGVGGILETLFHIVDVEYSWICVIQGKEVKDPLFSDYDELEKVMALSEEYRRELESFFQEEWPVQYNEMVTPPWMEEGLYKKGDILNHAIAHEIHHIGQLSVWAREMNLKPVSANLIGRELNQLRGIEKKMS, encoded by the coding sequence ATGCTGACATTATTTCGCTATAACTGGCAAGTGCGTGATGAGTGGTTTGAATGGTGCCGCCAGCTCTCAGCCGAAGATCTGAATGCTAATCGGACTGGAGGAGTTGGGGGCATTCTGGAAACCCTTTTTCATATCGTAGATGTTGAATACAGCTGGATTTGTGTCATTCAAGGCAAGGAAGTGAAAGACCCCCTGTTTTCCGACTATGATGAATTGGAAAAAGTAATGGCACTTTCTGAAGAATACCGCAGGGAATTAGAAAGCTTTTTTCAGGAGGAATGGCCAGTTCAATACAATGAAATGGTTACACCGCCGTGGATGGAGGAGGGGCTATACAAAAAGGGGGACATCTTGAACCATGCCATTGCCCATGAAATCCATCATATCGGCCAGCTTTCTGTATGGGCAAGAGAGATGAATCTAAAGCCGGTATCAGCCAATCTGATAGGAAGGGAATTAAATCAATTAAGGGGTATAGAAAAGAAAATGTCCTGA
- a CDS encoding cytochrome c oxidase subunit II has translation MYQQIAMYATVFFVFLLALAFAFVYGESKRSGEYSTIQEKGYKIRKFYFLWLIAIMAFATVMTLGRLPYDSNQAEAEGLNEAKVVKVTGVQYAWEMSEETFEAGDKVQFDVTATDVTHGFGLYNENMELVEQTQAMPEYTNTVYYTFEEPGTYQILCLEYCSAGHHVMVKEIVVEPEGGASDE, from the coding sequence ATGTATCAGCAAATCGCAATGTATGCAACTGTTTTCTTTGTCTTCCTGCTGGCGCTGGCATTTGCGTTTGTCTACGGTGAATCCAAGCGCAGCGGAGAGTATAGCACCATCCAGGAAAAAGGATATAAGATCAGGAAATTCTATTTTCTCTGGCTAATTGCCATTATGGCTTTTGCCACCGTCATGACGCTTGGCAGGCTGCCGTACGACAGCAATCAGGCCGAAGCGGAAGGCTTAAATGAAGCGAAAGTAGTGAAGGTAACTGGAGTCCAATATGCATGGGAGATGAGTGAGGAAACCTTCGAAGCAGGAGACAAAGTCCAATTTGATGTGACGGCCACGGATGTTACCCATGGTTTTGGCTTATACAATGAAAATATGGAGCTTGTCGAACAAACTCAGGCCATGCCTGAATATACAAATACAGTTTATTATACTTTTGAAGAACCTGGAACTTATCAAATATTATGTCTTGAATACTGTTCAGCCGGACATCATGTGATGGTCAAAGAAATTGTTGTCGAACCGGAAGGGGGAGCGTCTGATGAATGA
- a CDS encoding cbb3-type cytochrome c oxidase subunit I, giving the protein MNEAIPPLAKKTVVWHLALTSLVLILMMIFGVIMLMIQGEMISITPQWFYKIMTAHGTGMVGIAALGGTAILWYFLSKYIKLNALILIVNFVLFITGVTMVLIAIFVFDFSDGWTFLYPLPAQSAKMYGAAGAVFFLSGMLVLGIGFLILYMYLAARLTAVYGGLGKALGWDIIFRGEKGYGPPAAVVATAMVIITNSTALLAGATVLTASLVNIINPAVTMDPLLAKHLTYAFGHIFANCTIYMAVIAVYEVLSEYTKRPWKANKVFLIAWNCSTLFTLMIYTHHLLMDFAVPKWMLIIGQVFSYANGLPVMVVTAYGALMIVYRSRMKWDFASSMFFLSMFGWVAGAIPAIIDATIVVNHVMHNTKWVPGHFHTYMGMGVVAMIIGFMYYFNKTEGNQEHRGIDTFTIALYFAFFTGLVGSFLYAGGMSAPRRWAEHLPQWILSDQVGAVSGIFIVLAAIISTARFFAGLRSVGTKVPYKKKSAAG; this is encoded by the coding sequence ATGAATGAAGCGATTCCCCCTTTAGCCAAGAAAACAGTGGTATGGCACCTGGCTTTGACTTCACTTGTCTTAATTCTTATGATGATCTTTGGTGTTATTATGCTGATGATTCAGGGTGAAATGATCAGCATCACACCGCAGTGGTTTTATAAGATTATGACTGCGCACGGAACAGGAATGGTTGGCATCGCTGCACTGGGCGGAACGGCCATCTTATGGTACTTCCTGTCTAAATACATAAAACTGAACGCTCTCATCCTCATTGTAAACTTTGTCCTTTTTATAACCGGAGTCACGATGGTTCTAATCGCCATTTTTGTCTTTGACTTTTCAGATGGATGGACATTTTTATATCCGCTTCCTGCCCAGTCAGCCAAAATGTATGGGGCGGCAGGGGCGGTATTCTTCTTATCGGGCATGCTGGTTCTTGGCATTGGTTTTTTAATTCTTTACATGTACCTGGCTGCGAGGCTGACAGCAGTTTATGGGGGCCTTGGAAAGGCACTTGGATGGGATATCATTTTCAGGGGGGAGAAAGGATACGGGCCGCCTGCTGCTGTCGTGGCGACAGCCATGGTCATCATCACCAATTCGACTGCCCTGCTGGCAGGAGCAACTGTGCTGACTGCATCCCTAGTGAATATCATCAATCCGGCCGTCACAATGGACCCTCTGCTTGCCAAGCATCTTACCTATGCATTCGGCCATATCTTTGCCAACTGCACCATCTATATGGCTGTTATTGCCGTCTATGAGGTTCTCTCAGAATATACAAAACGGCCATGGAAAGCTAACAAAGTCTTTTTAATTGCGTGGAACTGCTCGACACTTTTTACCTTAATGATCTATACGCACCATCTGCTGATGGACTTTGCGGTACCAAAATGGATGCTCATCATCGGGCAGGTGTTTTCTTATGCAAACGGCTTGCCCGTTATGGTCGTTACGGCCTACGGAGCGCTGATGATTGTCTATCGCTCGCGGATGAAATGGGACTTTGCCTCAAGCATGTTTTTCCTTTCCATGTTCGGATGGGTGGCAGGAGCGATTCCGGCCATCATTGATGCCACCATTGTGGTCAATCATGTGATGCATAACACGAAATGGGTTCCGGGCCATTTCCATACGTATATGGGAATGGGTGTAGTCGCTATGATTATTGGGTTTATGTATTATTTTAATAAGACCGAAGGCAATCAGGAGCACAGGGGAATCGATACGTTCACAATCGCTCTCTATTTTGCCTTTTTTACGGGGCTTGTAGGCTCTTTTCTATATGCAGGCGGGATGAGTGCACCAAGAAGATGGGCGGAGCACCTGCCGCAGTGGATACTGTCCGACCAGGTAGGCGCCGTCAGCGGAATCTTTATCGTTCTGGCTGCAATCATCTCCACAGCAAGATTTTTTGCCGGTTTAAGAAGTGTTGGCACGAAGGTTCCTTACAAAAAAAAATCAGCAGCTGGCTGA
- a CDS encoding MFS transporter: MKQFNWKMASFLLTGIGISRLGDFIYLIAINLIVYNMTGSAAAVAGLWIIGPVTSVLTNSWSGGMIDRKNKKSIMIWTDMARALGVALIPFLGSIGFIYAVLSLISMAKALFMPASATYITKLVPIESRKRFNSINSLVTSGAFIVGPAIAGGLFLIGTIETAIFLNAASFVFSAVIIWLLPDMDKELKSPSVQTSAYETLRDDWKQVITFGRREVFIISVYGCFLAFGLFSLAMDSQEVVFIQDVVGLTEADYSFLVSISGIGFALGALFITVVSKMLSIKQLMGYGMLLTAAGYLIYALADSYMMVVIGFTVLGIFNAFSSAGYQTFYQNNVPVEIMGRMTSVIGVIQSFAQIILLFGIGVLGDLFPLRYTIVILAGLNLILSLYVCWQLLKPGKQQYFSETTSA, from the coding sequence ATGAAACAATTTAATTGGAAAATGGCGTCCTTCCTGCTGACGGGGATTGGAATATCCAGACTGGGAGATTTCATTTACCTGATTGCTATTAATTTGATTGTCTATAACATGACCGGCTCAGCTGCTGCTGTGGCAGGATTATGGATCATAGGCCCTGTCACTTCCGTTTTAACCAATTCGTGGAGCGGGGGCATGATTGACCGGAAAAATAAAAAGAGCATTATGATTTGGACGGATATGGCCAGGGCCCTGGGTGTAGCGCTGATACCGTTTCTGGGAAGCATTGGCTTCATTTATGCAGTCCTCTCTCTAATCAGTATGGCGAAGGCTCTATTTATGCCGGCTTCCGCTACGTATATAACCAAGCTGGTTCCAATCGAAAGCAGAAAACGGTTCAACTCCATCAACAGTCTTGTTACCTCAGGCGCTTTCATCGTCGGGCCAGCCATCGCAGGCGGATTATTTCTGATTGGAACCATTGAAACGGCCATCTTTTTAAATGCGGCTTCCTTTGTCTTTTCAGCTGTCATCATCTGGCTGCTGCCGGACATGGATAAAGAGTTAAAGTCCCCTTCAGTACAAACATCAGCCTATGAAACGCTCCGGGATGATTGGAAGCAGGTCATCACGTTTGGCAGGAGAGAGGTTTTTATCATTTCTGTTTACGGGTGTTTCCTGGCATTCGGTTTGTTCTCACTCGCAATGGATTCCCAGGAGGTTGTTTTTATCCAGGATGTTGTTGGGCTGACAGAAGCGGATTATAGTTTCCTTGTCAGTATCAGCGGTATTGGCTTTGCGCTGGGAGCTCTCTTTATCACCGTCGTTTCAAAAATGCTTAGCATCAAACAGCTCATGGGCTATGGCATGCTTTTGACAGCGGCGGGTTATCTGATTTATGCCTTGGCAGACTCCTATATGATGGTGGTCATTGGATTTACTGTCCTCGGCATTTTTAATGCTTTCTCAAGTGCGGGATACCAAACCTTTTATCAGAATAATGTGCCTGTGGAAATCATGGGCAGAATGACCAGTGTGATCGGTGTCATCCAAAGCTTTGCGCAGATTATCCTGCTCTTTGGAATCGGTGTTCTCGGAGACCTGTTTCCGCTCCGCTATACGATTGTCATTTTAGCAGGCCTGAATTTAATTCTTTCTCTTTATGTCTGCTGGCAGCTGCTGAAGCCGGGGAAGCAGCAGTATTTTTCAGAAACAACTTCCGCTTAA
- a CDS encoding calcium/sodium antiporter: MSYLLLIIGFALLIAGANFFVDGASKIAGFLKISPLLVGLTIVAFGTSSPEATVSILAALDGSADVAIGNVVGSNIFNITLVVGITAVIFPLKVESTTIRKEIPFTLLATAALMIFISDTYLNSIGSNVVSRSDGLVLLLIFAVFMYYLFEVARESRSSTKADPIKTSAGQWTKQSLLTIAGLAAIIFGGDLVVRSSTEIAYSLGMSETLVGLTIVAIGTSLPELVTSVAAAIKKESEIALGNIVGSNIFNILFVLGASAAISPLPVDPKIFIDITILILITFVLLIFSRSHYAVGKYEGSFLAASYIMYLIYIIMRN; this comes from the coding sequence GTGTCATATTTACTTCTAATCATTGGATTTGCCCTTTTGATAGCAGGGGCAAACTTTTTTGTGGATGGCGCTTCAAAAATTGCCGGGTTTCTTAAGATTTCTCCGCTGCTGGTCGGGTTGACAATCGTTGCGTTTGGGACAAGTTCACCTGAAGCCACAGTCAGCATTCTGGCAGCGCTGGATGGCAGTGCCGATGTGGCCATTGGGAATGTCGTCGGCAGTAATATCTTTAACATCACATTGGTTGTCGGTATTACCGCAGTGATTTTTCCCCTGAAAGTGGAGAGCACAACCATCCGCAAGGAGATTCCATTCACTTTGCTTGCCACAGCCGCACTTATGATTTTCATTAGTGATACATATCTGAACTCTATCGGCAGCAATGTGGTTTCACGCAGTGATGGTCTCGTTCTGCTGCTGATTTTTGCTGTATTTATGTACTATTTATTTGAAGTGGCCCGGGAAAGCCGAAGCAGTACAAAGGCTGATCCTATTAAAACAAGCGCCGGCCAATGGACGAAGCAAAGCCTTTTGACAATTGCCGGATTGGCTGCCATTATCTTTGGCGGTGATTTGGTAGTCAGAAGCAGTACAGAGATTGCTTACTCATTGGGAATGAGTGAAACATTGGTCGGCTTAACGATTGTTGCCATCGGGACTTCTCTGCCTGAACTGGTGACCTCTGTCGCCGCAGCCATAAAAAAAGAGAGTGAGATCGCTCTTGGAAATATTGTAGGGAGCAATATCTTCAACATCCTGTTTGTCCTCGGGGCTTCAGCTGCCATATCGCCGCTTCCTGTAGACCCTAAAATATTCATCGATATTACGATTTTAATTTTAATCACATTTGTGCTCCTCATCTTCTCAAGAAGCCATTATGCTGTAGGAAAATATGAGGGCAGCTTTCTCGCAGCCTCTTACATTATGTATTTGATTTATATCATTATGCGTAATTAA
- a CDS encoding DUF3784 domain-containing protein — translation MIGLVITQIAVIALFLILGWAVRFKKAYWLISGFALRPEEEKETLIENRYPQKIGSLLIGTAIGMLVFLPLSFTEFRFGTEAQFGFMLVVLFGGLIYLSRYEVPAKRKRSYIFAIILAIVTLGPLVYLTVSSHKGYEMALAEDSFEISGMYGDEWDYEDIQSVQLLEEMPEVTWRQNGIGLPTLAQGHFKVTRYGSSLLFIQKDHTPILYIKLKDEQIFVNSKDSAETQSWYEELKKEVE, via the coding sequence ATGATTGGACTTGTCATTACACAGATTGCAGTGATCGCGCTCTTCCTGATTCTCGGATGGGCTGTAAGATTCAAAAAGGCTTACTGGCTCATTTCCGGATTTGCATTACGGCCCGAGGAAGAGAAAGAAACATTAATAGAAAACAGGTATCCGCAAAAAATCGGCAGCCTGCTCATCGGCACCGCTATCGGAATGCTGGTGTTTCTGCCTCTATCGTTTACCGAATTCAGATTCGGAACCGAAGCGCAATTCGGCTTCATGCTGGTCGTATTGTTTGGAGGACTCATCTACTTATCCAGATATGAAGTCCCGGCCAAGAGAAAACGCAGTTATATATTCGCCATCATCCTCGCCATCGTAACGCTTGGACCTCTCGTTTATCTAACCGTCTCCAGTCATAAAGGCTATGAAATGGCATTAGCAGAGGATTCATTTGAAATCTCCGGGATGTACGGAGATGAATGGGATTATGAAGATATTCAGTCCGTGCAATTATTGGAGGAGATGCCTGAAGTAACCTGGAGACAAAATGGTATCGGCCTTCCTACCCTTGCACAGGGGCATTTTAAAGTGACTCGCTATGGCAGCAGCCTATTATTCATCCAAAAAGACCATACGCCCATTCTGTACATTAAGCTCAAAGATGAGCAGATATTTGTTAACAGCAAAGATTCCGCAGAGACTCAGAGCTGGTATGAGGAGCTCAAAAAAGAAGTGGAATAA
- a CDS encoding exonuclease domain-containing protein, which yields MRDQEKMGLLLDVETTGLGPNSDEIIELALKLFSYRSDTGEILDIKDKAAFLREPISKSAKNNYSRAFRVHGIPYEAVSGKSFDDIKIKKYFFHADSVFAHNASFDRSFLYRMYPEDINELKWYCTMRSVPWKEYGFTDSKLLTLLQSHQIAESQTHRAMDDITYLLDLLKKTNPAGDFYMRDVLAKGPMRKYQPAVQGRLG from the coding sequence ATGAGAGACCAGGAAAAGATGGGATTGCTGCTGGATGTGGAGACGACAGGGCTTGGACCAAATTCCGATGAAATCATCGAACTGGCATTAAAGCTGTTTTCGTACCGTTCGGATACAGGGGAGATACTTGATATTAAGGATAAAGCTGCATTCCTGCGGGAGCCCATCAGCAAATCGGCCAAAAACAATTACAGCCGCGCCTTCAGGGTCCACGGGATTCCTTATGAAGCTGTCAGCGGAAAAAGCTTTGATGATATCAAAATAAAAAAATACTTCTTCCATGCCGATTCCGTTTTCGCTCATAATGCATCCTTTGACCGCAGCTTTTTATACCGGATGTATCCTGAAGACATCAACGAATTAAAATGGTATTGCACGATGAGAAGTGTTCCATGGAAGGAATACGGTTTTACAGACAGCAAGCTGCTGACGCTCCTTCAGTCCCACCAGATTGCAGAAAGCCAGACACATAGGGCGATGGATGATATTACATACCTCTTAGATCTGCTGAAAAAAACAAATCCTGCCGGGGATTTCTATATGCGTGATGTTCTGGCAAAAGGTCCGATGAGAAAATACCAGCCTGCGGTACAGGGCCGGCTAGGTTAA
- a CDS encoding ATP-binding protein — translation MVTLIKPLLVNITILFSFTFNGNLFFPYQTKTPLTLKQKLIYGLLGSFGALLCMFYPIETLGETHFDLRMVAIMIVTLYTGWLPGSIVMLSTVISRYLIGGQFIYIGILVSILAFVITLSLRRVFLNSSHRVVTGSFILFFYFYLYISILATAVIFLDTFFYLTYFAAFYLTFIALIFVIENLFKTNKQINEMMYMDKLTMVGQLAASIAHEIRNPLSTVRGFIQYLSQDTADESLKKFSPLIIEELDRTNSIITNYLKVSKPEQFHLANVPLHDVIQDCVLLMRPLASYSNVVIEYADKGPFYVQGDEHHLKQAIMNVIKNGIESVPEKGRIHIFTSADYFHNTVEITIADNGRGMTSEQLENIGLPFYTTKTKGTGLGSMVTNKIIREMQGTIEYDSDIGKGTTVKIVLPLLKSD, via the coding sequence TTGGTTACACTGATCAAGCCTTTACTGGTAAACATTACAATTCTTTTTTCATTTACGTTTAACGGGAATTTGTTTTTTCCATATCAGACAAAGACCCCTCTCACCCTTAAACAAAAATTGATTTACGGACTGCTTGGCTCATTCGGGGCACTTTTGTGCATGTTTTATCCCATTGAAACGCTGGGGGAAACCCATTTTGATTTGCGCATGGTCGCCATCATGATCGTGACGCTGTATACAGGATGGCTTCCAGGATCCATAGTGATGCTAAGTACAGTCATTAGCCGCTATTTAATAGGCGGCCAGTTTATTTATATTGGGATTTTGGTTTCCATTCTGGCATTTGTGATTACCCTTTCCCTAAGACGAGTGTTCCTTAATTCCAGCCATCGGGTGGTTACTGGTTCATTCATTCTATTCTTTTATTTTTACCTATATATTTCCATACTTGCTACAGCCGTCATTTTTCTGGATACATTCTTTTACCTGACTTACTTCGCGGCGTTTTATCTAACATTTATTGCCCTAATCTTTGTAATCGAGAATCTTTTTAAAACGAACAAACAGATCAATGAAATGATGTATATGGATAAGCTGACAATGGTCGGCCAGCTGGCAGCTTCCATCGCACATGAAATCAGAAATCCTTTATCCACTGTGAGGGGCTTCATTCAATATTTGAGCCAGGATACGGCGGATGAGAGTTTAAAAAAGTTCTCCCCGCTCATAATTGAGGAATTGGATCGCACAAACAGCATCATTACGAACTATTTGAAAGTCTCAAAGCCCGAGCAGTTCCATCTGGCTAATGTCCCCTTGCATGACGTGATTCAGGATTGTGTACTGCTCATGAGGCCGCTTGCCTCTTATTCCAATGTTGTGATTGAGTACGCGGATAAAGGACCGTTTTATGTTCAGGGAGATGAACACCACCTGAAACAGGCCATCATGAATGTGATTAAGAATGGAATAGAATCAGTTCCGGAAAAGGGAAGGATTCATATTTTCACCTCTGCAGATTATTTTCACAACACGGTTGAAATAACCATTGCAGATAACGGCCGGGGCATGACATCCGAGCAATTAGAGAATATCGGACTGCCTTTTTATACAACAAAGACGAAGGGCACAGGCCTTGGCAGCATGGTTACGAACAAGATCATCCGTGAAATGCAAGGAACGATTGAATATGACAGCGATATTGGCAAGGGAACGACAGTGAAAATTGTACTGCCCCTGCTGAAGAGTGATTAA
- a CDS encoding YwbE family protein — MEGQNRAAIAPGLKVKIVLKKDQRTGVLTEGIVKDILTKSPSHPHGIKVRLEDGQVGRVKQILR; from the coding sequence ATGGAAGGGCAGAATCGCGCTGCAATTGCGCCTGGATTAAAAGTAAAAATTGTTCTTAAAAAGGATCAGCGGACAGGTGTGCTGACAGAAGGAATCGTGAAAGACATTCTAACAAAGTCACCTTCTCACCCGCATGGTATAAAAGTGAGACTGGAAGATGGACAGGTTGGCCGGGTAAAACAAATTTTACGTTAA